Proteins from a single region of Trichomycterus rosablanca isolate fTriRos1 chromosome 16, fTriRos1.hap1, whole genome shotgun sequence:
- the ddx52 gene encoding probable ATP-dependent RNA helicase DDX52, with translation MDAVELFKRLGAGAKFNLKRFGKDAERFKVVRSQNKEISNPLMEISFFGTKTQKEKAAESSHDGDQDDCDEQEVSEEDQSGIKERRKRTSVDESVNTQKKKKKKRKGNESETSDNSENETDDGSEEEIDERQIQWMSSHDKETNGPKAKTKDKPSVKRLKQLHKEKINQIRHQNRINVHGTDIPDPLGTFEELQQEYELDPRIIQNIKASGFQTPTPIQMQAIPLMMHRREILACAPTGSGKTIAFCLPLLAHLRQPLNKGFRALIVAPTRELASQTHRELLKLSERVGFRVHMINKGGDAAKKYGPKSAKKFDILVTTPNRLIYLLNQDPPAVDLSKVEWLVVDEADKLFEDGKTGFREQLATIFLACSSPKIRRALFSATFTTEVEQWCKLNLDNLVSVNIGPRNSAVETVEQELLFVGAENGKLLAMRELIKKGFLPPMLVFVQSIERVRELFHELVYEGINVDVIHAERTQQQRDNVVNSFRAGKIWVLICTALMARGIDFKGVNLVVNYDFPTSAVEYIHRIGRTGRAGHKGKAVTFFTEADKPLLRSIATVIKQAGCPVPDYMIGFKKLKSKEKRRLEKKPPRRSTICTTPRILMEKNTGKGKRHKSKTKPNSTGDNLEESNKS, from the exons GGTGATCAAGATGACTGTGATGAACAAGAAGTTTCAGAGGAAGATCAATCTGGCATCAAAGAAAGACGGAAGCGTACCAGTGTGGATGAATCGGTGAATacacagaagaagaagaagaagaagaggaaagGAAATGAGAGTGAAACGTCAG ACAATTCAGAGAATGAAACCGATGACGGTAGTGAGGAAGAGATAGACGAGAGGCAAATTCAGTGGATGTCCTCACATGACAAGGAAACAAATGGACCCAAGGCAAAGACCAAAGACAAGCCCTCTGTGAAAAGATTAAAACAGCTCCACAAAGAGAag ATCAATCAAATAAGGCATCAGAACAGGATCAACGTTCATGGCACAGACATCCCTGACCCACTTGGCACATTTGAAGAGCTTCAGCAAGAATATGAGCTTGATCCAAGGATCATTCAGAACATCAAAGCATCTGGCTTCCAGACACCAACACCCATTCAAATGCAGGCCATCCCACTAATGATGCAT AGACGGGAAATCCTAGCATGTGCCCCTACAGGATCGGGTAAAACCATCGCCTTCTGTCTGCCCCTGCTGGCTCATCTTCGCCAGCCACTCAACAAGGGTTTCAGGGCACTGATTGTAGCCCCCACCAGAGAGTTGGCCAGCCAG ACACACAGAGAGCTGCTGAAACTTTCTGAACGAGTAGGCTTCAGAGTTCACATGATCAATAAAGGTGGAGATGCAGCTAAGAAATATGGACCCAAGTCAGCCAAGAAGTTTG ACATTCTGGTCACTACACCAAACAGACTTATCTACCTGCTCAACCAGGACCCACCGGCTGTTGATCTAAGCAA AGTGGAGTGGCTGGTGGTGGATGAGGCTGATAAGCTGTTTGAAGATGGTAAGACAGGCTTCAGGGAGCAGCTGGCTACAATCTTCCTGGCCTGTTCCTCTCCCAAGATTCGTCGAGCTCTGTTCAGTGCCACCTTCACCACAGAGGTTGAGCAGTGGTGTAAACTCAATCTGGACAATCTTGTCTCTGTTAACATTGGACCAAG GAACTCAGCCGTAGAGACAGTAGAGCAAGAACTTTTATTTGTAGGTGCAGAGAATGGAAAGCTTCTCGCCATGAGGGAGCTGATTAAAAAG GGGTTTCTTCCACCCATGTTGGTGTTTGTTCAGTCCATTGAGCGAGTTCGAGAGCTGTTTCATGAGCTTGTATACGAGGGCATCAACGTGGACGTGATTCATGCTGAACGCACACAGCAGCAG AGAGATAACGTGGTAAACAGTTTCCGTGCCGGCAAGATTTGGGTGCTCATCTGCACGGCTCTAATGGCCCGAGGCATCGACTTTAAAGGAGTCAACCTGGTGGTCAACTACGACTTCCCCACCAGTGCTGTGGAGTACATTCATCGCATAG GCCGCACAGGAAGAGCTGGTCATAAGGGAAAAGCTGTTACCTTTTTCACAGAGGCTGACAAACCTCTTCTACGCAG CATTGCTACAGTAATAAAACAAGCTGGATGTCCTGTGCCTGATTACATGATTGGATTTAAGAAACTAAAAAG CAAAGAAAAACGGCGGCTTGAGAAGAAACCACCAAGGAGGTCAACCATTTGCACAACACCTCGCATTCTCATGGAAAAAAACACTGGCAAAGGGAAAAG GCACAAAAGCAAAACCAAGCCCAACAGTACTGGAGACAATCTGGAGGAGAGTAATAAGAGCTGA